One Lacunisphaera limnophila DNA window includes the following coding sequences:
- a CDS encoding AsnC family protein: MFTKPQDIVVALKLSLSNSISSYAELGKSLGMSASEVHAAVRRLQEARLLDPETKQVRFEALRNFLVHGVPYAFPVSPKAVTRGMPTAWAAPAMSDKISAADQMPPVWPDPDGKVQGAAVQPLYPSVPGAARRDPELYRLLALADALRIGRARERAIAEKELGLHLNRHAHA, translated from the coding sequence ATGTTTACCAAGCCACAAGACATCGTCGTGGCGCTAAAGTTGAGCTTGAGCAACTCAATCTCCAGCTACGCAGAGTTGGGGAAGAGCTTGGGCATGAGCGCTTCCGAGGTCCATGCAGCCGTGCGGCGCCTCCAAGAGGCGCGACTGCTCGACCCGGAAACCAAACAGGTGCGCTTCGAAGCGCTAAGAAACTTTTTGGTGCATGGTGTTCCCTACGCCTTCCCCGTAAGCCCCAAGGCCGTCACGCGAGGAATGCCAACCGCTTGGGCCGCACCGGCAATGTCAGACAAGATAAGCGCTGCGGACCAGATGCCACCGGTCTGGCCTGACCCGGATGGGAAGGTGCAAGGCGCCGCTGTGCAGCCGCTCTATCCCAGTGTTCCAGGGGCCGCACGACGCGATCCGGAGCTTTACCGACTACTTGCGCTGGCAGACGCCTTGCGCATCGGTCGTGCGCGCGAACGCGCAATAGCGGAAAAGGAACTTGGTCTGCATCTGAATCGCCATGCCCACGCCTAA
- a CDS encoding ABC transporter permease, whose product MTTLLNWFSQVAAILRFGVMGIPQRRGSVAATVIGIAGVVLVFIGVLSIGTGFRRAMANSGSADAAIVLRSGSDSEMVSGFGRAETRLIADAPGVARNAAGPLASAELFVIINLPKRSTGTDANVPLRGVESAAPAVRDNLQITAGRMFEWGKNEVIVGAGAAREFAGLEVGGTVQVGRDAWPVVGVFTASGGVAESEVWTDARVLQAAYQRGDSFQSVYARLNSAGAFQEFKDALTANPQLSVKVLRQSEHFAAQSEGMTRLITTLGYLIAFLMAIGAVFGALNTMYSAVATRTREIATLRALGFGGGAVVIALMLESLLLALGGGALGSALAYLAFNNFHAATMNWQSFSQVAFSFAVTPALVVQGVIWATLIGLIGGLLPALRAARQPIAAALREL is encoded by the coding sequence ATGACCACCCTGCTCAACTGGTTCTCCCAGGTCGCCGCCATCCTCCGTTTCGGAGTCATGGGCATACCGCAGCGCCGCGGCTCGGTGGCGGCCACGGTCATCGGCATCGCGGGGGTCGTGCTCGTTTTCATTGGTGTCCTCTCAATCGGCACGGGCTTCCGCCGCGCCATGGCCAACTCGGGCTCGGCCGACGCCGCCATCGTCCTGCGCAGCGGCTCCGACAGCGAGATGGTCAGCGGCTTCGGTCGCGCCGAGACGCGCCTCATCGCCGACGCCCCCGGCGTCGCCCGCAACGCGGCGGGCCCCCTCGCCTCCGCCGAGCTCTTCGTCATCATAAACCTCCCCAAGCGCTCGACCGGCACCGACGCCAACGTCCCCCTGCGCGGAGTCGAGAGCGCCGCGCCCGCGGTGCGGGACAACCTGCAGATCACCGCCGGCCGGATGTTCGAGTGGGGCAAGAACGAGGTCATCGTCGGCGCCGGCGCCGCGCGCGAGTTCGCCGGCCTCGAGGTCGGCGGCACGGTACAGGTCGGTCGTGACGCCTGGCCGGTCGTCGGCGTGTTCACGGCCAGTGGCGGTGTGGCCGAGTCGGAGGTCTGGACTGACGCCCGCGTCCTGCAGGCCGCCTACCAGCGTGGCGACTCCTTCCAGTCGGTCTACGCCCGGCTGAACTCGGCCGGGGCCTTCCAGGAATTCAAGGACGCCCTCACCGCCAACCCCCAGCTCAGCGTCAAGGTCCTGCGCCAGTCCGAGCACTTCGCGGCGCAGTCCGAGGGCATGACCCGCCTGATCACGACCCTGGGCTACCTGATTGCCTTCCTCATGGCCATCGGCGCGGTCTTCGGTGCGCTGAACACGATGTACAGCGCGGTGGCGACCCGCACCCGCGAGATTGCGACGCTGCGCGCGCTTGGCTTTGGCGGCGGCGCCGTGGTCATCGCCCTCATGCTCGAATCGCTCCTGCTGGCACTGGGTGGCGGAGCCCTCGGGTCCGCTCTCGCCTACCTCGCCTTCAACAATTTCCATGCCGCCACGATGAACTGGCAGAGCTTCAGCCAAGTGGCCTTCTCCTTCGCCGTGACCCCCGCACTGGTGGTCCAGGGCGTGATCTGGGCGACCCTGATCGGCCTGATCGGTGGCCTCCTCCCCGCCCTCCGCGCCGCCCGCCAGCCCATCGCCGCCGCCCTCCGCGAGCTCTAG
- a CDS encoding LysR substrate-binding domain-containing protein has protein sequence MIDYSIRELECFVAVAEELSFTRAARRLHLSQPPLSRHIQSLEARLGIKLFTRSPRSVALTPAGRALLTDTKGALVQLQRAGDRARRASRGETARLDLGFVSAVLNPDLISIFQRYRTSHPAVDLTLHDCPPAEQLRAIAEGRLDGGFVGASPATLTSGLVFIPWSKEPLMVFLPRGHRLQDTAKVRMADLAAESFVMVAAESAPCFSQQIHELCLEAGFRPKVVQEASRGQAVAVMVAAGTGIAILPASMSRIAGESSLAIPITTKGATVTYVFAHRRGEQEPPLRNFVAGLEG, from the coding sequence ATGATAGATTATTCGATCCGGGAACTGGAGTGCTTTGTCGCGGTAGCCGAGGAACTGTCCTTCACCCGGGCGGCTCGGCGCCTGCATCTGTCGCAGCCGCCATTGTCCCGGCACATTCAATCCCTGGAAGCCCGGCTAGGTATCAAGCTGTTTACGCGCTCACCCCGCTCGGTCGCGTTGACGCCGGCGGGACGCGCCCTGCTGACCGATACTAAGGGGGCATTGGTGCAGCTCCAACGTGCGGGGGATCGGGCTCGGAGGGCCTCCCGGGGAGAAACCGCCCGGCTGGATCTTGGATTCGTCAGCGCGGTGCTAAACCCGGATTTGATCAGCATCTTTCAGCGCTATCGCACGTCTCACCCGGCTGTGGACTTGACCTTACATGACTGTCCCCCGGCCGAGCAATTACGGGCTATTGCGGAAGGGCGACTGGACGGCGGATTTGTCGGCGCCTCGCCGGCCACACTCACATCAGGTTTGGTCTTTATCCCATGGAGCAAGGAGCCCCTGATGGTCTTCCTTCCTCGCGGTCATAGGCTGCAAGACACCGCCAAGGTAAGAATGGCCGATCTGGCTGCGGAATCGTTCGTGATGGTGGCTGCGGAGTCGGCTCCTTGTTTCTCGCAGCAGATCCACGAACTGTGCCTTGAGGCGGGATTTCGCCCCAAGGTCGTCCAGGAGGCGAGCCGCGGACAAGCGGTTGCCGTTATGGTTGCCGCTGGAACGGGTATCGCGATCCTGCCGGCATCCATGTCGCGCATCGCCGGTGAGTCCTCGCTCGCAATCCCGATTACCACGAAAGGCGCAACAGTGACGTATGTCTTTGCCCATCGGCGTGGCGAACAAGAACCCCCTCTCAGAAATTTCGTGGCCGGATTGGAGGGATGA
- a CDS encoding antibiotic biosynthesis monooxygenase — translation MQPRDQAVSPSGPQVLILHEVQAYAPWKRVFDSAATIRKAAGELSYQVLRDEANVLLIVHLSTWTSHADARRFFESPRLEQIRQEAGVAAPRFLYLHPLEAGVL, via the coding sequence GTGCAACCACGCGACCAAGCCGTCAGTCCCTCTGGACCACAGGTTCTGATTCTCCACGAAGTGCAGGCTTATGCGCCGTGGAAAAGAGTCTTCGATTCGGCTGCTACCATCCGGAAGGCCGCCGGGGAACTTTCCTACCAAGTGCTGCGCGACGAAGCCAATGTCCTCCTGATCGTACATCTCTCCACCTGGACATCCCACGCAGACGCCAGACGATTCTTCGAGTCACCCCGCCTTGAACAGATCCGCCAGGAGGCAGGCGTGGCGGCTCCGCGCTTTCTTTATCTGCACCCGCTTGAGGCTGGGGTACTTTGA
- a CDS encoding ABC transporter ATP-binding protein, with protein sequence MSDPTPQKEPLVRVDAVEKIFHRGSEDIHVLSDLTLHVPAGEFVALMGPSGSGKSTLLNLIGGLDRPTKGSVSVAGDRLDNLSDRQLAAWRARHIGFVFQLYNLMPVLTAERNVELPLLLTPLTKVQRQKHVATALAMVGLSHRATHYPRTMSGGEQQRVGIARGIVTDPTLLLCDEPTGDLDRKAGDEILDLLTALNREHGKTIVMVTHDPHASARAARTVHLTKGRLTSEAQS encoded by the coding sequence ATGAGCGACCCAACCCCGCAGAAAGAACCGCTGGTCCGCGTGGACGCCGTGGAAAAGATTTTCCACCGCGGTTCGGAGGACATCCATGTGCTTTCGGACCTCACGTTGCACGTGCCCGCCGGCGAATTCGTCGCCCTCATGGGCCCCTCCGGCTCGGGCAAGAGCACGCTGCTGAACCTCATCGGCGGCCTCGACCGCCCGACCAAGGGCAGCGTGTCCGTGGCGGGCGACCGCCTCGACAACCTCTCCGACCGCCAGCTTGCCGCCTGGCGCGCGCGGCACATCGGCTTCGTCTTCCAGCTCTACAACCTCATGCCCGTGCTGACGGCGGAGCGCAACGTGGAGCTCCCGCTCCTGCTCACCCCCCTGACCAAGGTCCAGCGGCAAAAGCACGTCGCCACCGCCCTCGCCATGGTCGGGCTGTCCCACCGCGCCACGCATTATCCCCGGACGATGTCGGGCGGCGAACAGCAGCGCGTGGGCATCGCCCGCGGCATCGTCACGGACCCGACCCTCCTGCTCTGCGACGAGCCGACCGGCGACCTCGACCGCAAGGCGGGCGACGAGATCCTCGACCTGCTCACGGCCCTCAACCGCGAGCACGGCAAGACCATCGTCATGGTGACCCACGACCCGCACGCCTCCGCGCGCGCGGCCCGCACTGTCCACCTCACCAAGGGCCGGCTCACCAGCGAGGCGCAGTCATGA
- a CDS encoding ABC transporter permease has product MKFFHLVWGNLRRRKLRTALTLLSILVAFVLFGFLCAIKQALVGGVELAGADRLIVRHKVSLIQLLPETYQARMERLPGVAAAAHQTWFGGIYQDPKNFFMQCPVVPEQFMAMFPEFRLPPEQMQAWLATRTGAIVGRNTAQRFGWKIGDKIPIMSPIWMRQTWEFELVGIFDGEKKGTDTTALFFRYDYFDEARRAQNWGTGQVGWYTIRVKDPAQAAAVARAVDQEFENSPAETKTEPEGAFAQGFANQIGNIALIVTSILGAVFFTILLVTGSTMSQAVRERIGELGVLKAIGFTNSQVLGLVLAESCLLTGIGGGLGLGLAWVLTSQGDPTGGMLPLFFFPVRDLLLGLALSLGLGLITGILPAQQAMRLKVADALRRM; this is encoded by the coding sequence ATGAAGTTCTTCCACCTGGTCTGGGGCAATCTCCGGCGCCGCAAGCTGCGGACGGCGCTGACGCTCCTGTCGATCCTCGTGGCCTTCGTGCTTTTCGGCTTTCTCTGCGCCATCAAGCAGGCGCTGGTCGGCGGCGTCGAGCTGGCCGGGGCGGACCGGCTGATCGTGCGCCACAAGGTGTCGCTCATCCAGCTGCTGCCGGAAACCTACCAGGCGCGCATGGAGCGCCTCCCCGGCGTCGCCGCGGCGGCGCACCAGACCTGGTTCGGCGGGATCTACCAGGACCCGAAGAATTTCTTCATGCAATGCCCCGTGGTGCCGGAGCAGTTCATGGCCATGTTCCCCGAGTTCCGCCTGCCACCCGAGCAGATGCAGGCATGGCTCGCGACCCGCACGGGCGCCATCGTCGGGCGCAACACCGCCCAGCGCTTCGGCTGGAAGATCGGTGACAAGATCCCGATCATGTCCCCCATTTGGATGCGGCAGACCTGGGAGTTCGAGCTCGTCGGCATCTTCGACGGCGAGAAAAAGGGCACCGACACGACCGCCCTGTTCTTCCGCTACGACTACTTCGACGAGGCCCGCCGGGCCCAGAACTGGGGCACCGGCCAGGTCGGCTGGTACACGATCCGGGTCAAGGACCCCGCCCAGGCCGCCGCGGTCGCCCGCGCGGTCGACCAGGAATTCGAGAACTCCCCTGCCGAGACCAAGACCGAGCCCGAGGGCGCCTTCGCCCAGGGCTTCGCCAACCAGATCGGCAACATCGCGCTCATCGTCACCAGCATCCTCGGCGCCGTCTTCTTCACCATCCTGCTCGTGACGGGCAGCACCATGTCCCAGGCCGTGCGCGAGCGCATCGGCGAACTGGGGGTGCTCAAGGCCATCGGCTTCACCAATAGCCAGGTACTCGGCCTCGTGCTGGCGGAGTCCTGCCTGCTTACCGGCATCGGCGGCGGACTCGGCCTCGGGCTCGCCTGGGTGCTGACCTCCCAGGGCGACCCCACGGGCGGCATGCTCCCGCTGTTCTTCTTCCCCGTGCGCGACCTGCTGCTCGGCCTTGCCCTCAGCCTCGGGCTCGGGCTCATCACGGGCATCCTCCCTGCCCAGCAAGCCATGCGCCTCAAGGTCGCCGACGCCCTCCGGAGAATGTAG
- a CDS encoding ketopantoate reductase family protein: MTNETQGGGNVHTAKPKVAVVGAGAVGGFFGGLLARAGVPTVMIGRESFVTAVKQRGLTLDTRMFNEVVSVDASTELAAARNADLVLFCVKTTNTEATARALVPFLAPGCTVLSLQNGVENADQISAITGRQTISAVVYLAAAVPAPGTVKHTGRGDLIIGPDGSRVAEIANLFRDAGVGCVVSSRIQDQLWEKLICNSALNAISALCQITYGEAGDDKAVWEVVGKVIAEALAVARAAGVSPTNMDDVDTANTTVRKLTRQIAAAYSSTAQDLRRKKRTEIDALNGFIARRGRELGVPTPVNQTLWALVRAAEPRTDTVT; encoded by the coding sequence ATGACAAATGAAACGCAGGGCGGAGGAAACGTCCATACAGCCAAGCCCAAGGTCGCGGTCGTCGGAGCCGGCGCCGTCGGGGGATTTTTCGGCGGTTTACTGGCCCGAGCGGGTGTACCCACAGTAATGATAGGGAGGGAGAGCTTTGTCACTGCGGTGAAGCAAAGGGGACTCACCCTCGATACGCGAATGTTCAACGAAGTGGTTTCCGTAGACGCATCCACCGAACTAGCCGCGGCCCGGAATGCCGATCTCGTCTTGTTTTGCGTTAAGACCACAAACACGGAGGCGACGGCCCGTGCCTTGGTGCCGTTTCTCGCCCCAGGCTGCACTGTGCTCAGTCTCCAGAACGGGGTCGAAAATGCCGACCAGATCAGCGCGATCACCGGACGGCAGACTATATCAGCCGTAGTCTACCTTGCGGCGGCGGTGCCAGCCCCCGGAACCGTCAAACATACCGGCCGAGGTGATCTGATCATCGGCCCCGACGGAAGCCGGGTCGCTGAGATCGCCAATCTTTTCCGGGACGCTGGGGTTGGATGCGTCGTCTCCTCCCGCATTCAGGACCAACTTTGGGAGAAGCTGATCTGCAACAGCGCGCTCAACGCGATTTCGGCGCTCTGCCAGATAACCTACGGAGAAGCAGGTGATGACAAAGCCGTCTGGGAGGTGGTGGGAAAGGTCATCGCAGAGGCTCTCGCCGTGGCGCGTGCGGCAGGGGTCAGCCCGACAAACATGGATGATGTGGACACCGCCAATACTACGGTGAGAAAACTTACCCGTCAGATCGCGGCCGCCTACTCCTCAACCGCGCAGGACCTCCGGCGAAAAAAGCGCACCGAGATCGATGCCCTCAACGGTTTCATCGCCCGGCGAGGAAGGGAACTGGGGGTGCCGACTCCAGTCAATCAGACACTTTGGGCCTTGGTCCGGGCCGCGGAACCACGGACCGACACGGTAACTTAG
- a CDS encoding efflux RND transporter periplasmic adaptor subunit codes for MTPSRPSLDDLRIERGTPPAAPRRILPLVLAAILLLLALAAAWWFARPQPPALRTAVARAVSATGAERTVLNASGYVTARREATVSSKVTGKVMEILIEEGVRVDAGQILARLDDTNVRGNLELAQAQLAAAQSALEETKVRVIEAERDLRRLATLLQGTVASQADFDRAETAALAARARLAQQATTVTVAERTVAIWQQQLDDTIIRAPFAGIVTSKNAQPGEMISPMSSGGFTRTGICTVVDMDSREIEIDVNESYINRVAPGQGVEATLDAYAGWKIPCKVIAIIPTADRQKSTVRVRVGFDQLDPRILPQMAVKVAFRDSGAAPAANPARLVLVPKAAVQNRDGRDVVFVVTGGRAERRAVTVVGTQDAETTLSAGVADGETVALDAPTELTDGASVRPTRL; via the coding sequence ATGACCCCGTCGCGCCCCAGCTTGGATGACTTGCGCATCGAACGCGGCACACCGCCGGCCGCCCCCCGTCGGATCCTGCCGCTGGTGCTGGCCGCCATCCTCCTCCTGCTGGCTCTGGCCGCGGCTTGGTGGTTCGCCCGGCCCCAGCCGCCGGCCCTCCGCACCGCGGTGGCCCGTGCGGTGTCGGCCACTGGCGCCGAACGTACCGTGCTCAACGCCTCGGGCTACGTGACCGCCCGCCGCGAGGCGACCGTCTCTTCCAAGGTCACCGGCAAGGTGATGGAAATTCTCATCGAGGAGGGTGTCCGCGTCGACGCCGGCCAGATCCTCGCCCGGCTCGATGACACCAACGTCCGGGGCAACCTCGAGCTCGCGCAGGCGCAGCTGGCCGCGGCGCAATCCGCCTTGGAGGAGACCAAGGTCCGCGTCATCGAGGCCGAGCGCGACCTCCGGCGCCTCGCCACCCTGCTCCAGGGCACCGTCGCCAGCCAGGCCGACTTCGACCGCGCCGAGACCGCAGCCCTCGCCGCCCGCGCGCGCCTGGCCCAGCAGGCAACCACCGTGACCGTGGCCGAGCGCACCGTCGCCATCTGGCAACAGCAACTCGACGACACCATCATCCGCGCCCCCTTCGCCGGCATCGTCACCTCCAAGAACGCCCAGCCCGGCGAGATGATCTCCCCGATGTCCTCGGGCGGCTTCACCCGCACCGGCATCTGCACCGTCGTCGACATGGATTCGCGCGAGATCGAGATCGACGTCAACGAGAGCTACATCAACCGCGTCGCCCCCGGCCAGGGGGTTGAGGCCACGCTCGACGCCTATGCCGGCTGGAAAATTCCCTGCAAGGTCATCGCCATCATCCCCACCGCGGACCGGCAGAAGTCCACCGTCCGCGTCCGGGTCGGCTTCGACCAGCTCGACCCGCGCATCCTGCCGCAGATGGCGGTGAAGGTGGCCTTCCGCGACAGCGGCGCCGCGCCGGCCGCCAACCCGGCCCGCCTCGTGCTCGTCCCCAAGGCCGCCGTGCAAAACCGGGACGGCCGCGACGTCGTCTTCGTTGTGACGGGCGGCCGGGCCGAGCGCCGCGCCGTGACGGTTGTCGGCACACAGGACGCCGAGACCACCCTCAGTGCCGGCGTGGCCGACGGCGAGACCGTCGCCCTGGACGCCCCGACCGAGCTGACCGACGGCGCCTCCGTGCGCCCCACCCGCTTATGA
- a CDS encoding DUF5069 domain-containing protein, translating to MQKLRRPSDKLAGCVWLPRFIDKTRYYLAGTLEPDFVLPYCHPVATDGAFLKHFGIQKQEIIEVIRLSSGSDAPVGEWFQGRSACSANHVEAWNALAPNLGRPGFPVHRGFQFLLKTYYGGDIPDPRVDSVFTVIAFDEGYLEELTPRDSLKSMQ from the coding sequence ATGCAAAAGTTACGGCGTCCCTCCGACAAACTGGCCGGCTGCGTTTGGCTGCCGCGATTCATCGACAAGACTCGCTACTATCTCGCGGGCACGCTGGAGCCTGATTTCGTCCTGCCCTATTGCCATCCGGTGGCCACGGATGGGGCATTCTTGAAGCACTTTGGAATTCAGAAGCAGGAGATCATCGAGGTGATCCGGCTTTCATCCGGTAGTGATGCGCCGGTTGGCGAATGGTTTCAGGGCCGTTCAGCTTGCTCTGCCAACCATGTAGAAGCTTGGAACGCCCTCGCCCCCAACCTGGGCCGGCCCGGCTTCCCGGTGCATCGTGGATTTCAGTTCCTGCTGAAAACCTACTACGGCGGGGATATCCCCGATCCCAGGGTAGACAGCGTGTTCACGGTGATCGCTTTTGACGAAGGATATTTGGAGGAACTGACTCCCCGGGATTCACTTAAATCCATGCAATGA
- a CDS encoding Gfo/Idh/MocA family protein: MKKLLTLLAFMLVAACASSQESPPPVRLAIIGLVHDHVTGFLPDLLSRRDVQLVGIVEPNQALAAKIARDFNLEANLFYPSLAALRAKHDVQAVAAFTSTFDHLSVVEMCAPLGIHVMMEKPLAVSLADAQKMAEAARQGDIQLVVNYETTWYRSTHGAYDAVHRQRAIGDLRKLVIRDGHSGPAPICSSYFLDWLTDPVLNGGGALMDFGCYGANLATWLMDGQRPDSVFAVTQQLQPDVYPKVDDEATIVLTYPRAQAIIQASWNWPYGRKDMDLYGETGALRLPDGKSMYLRKGNAAEIPLPAPAMPLPYADTLSYFGAVVRGEIQVTGLSSIEVNLIVAEILDAAKESARTGKRITLGADSGADIATPEAAP; the protein is encoded by the coding sequence ATGAAAAAACTCCTCACCCTGCTCGCTTTCATGCTGGTTGCCGCCTGCGCTTCGTCCCAGGAAAGCCCTCCACCCGTGCGGCTCGCCATCATCGGTTTGGTCCACGACCATGTGACGGGATTCCTGCCAGATCTGCTCAGCCGGCGTGATGTCCAGCTCGTGGGCATCGTGGAGCCCAACCAGGCCCTGGCCGCCAAGATCGCCCGGGACTTTAACCTGGAGGCAAATCTGTTTTACCCGAGCCTGGCGGCCCTTCGCGCCAAGCATGACGTGCAGGCGGTCGCGGCCTTCACCTCGACGTTTGATCACCTGTCGGTGGTGGAGATGTGTGCTCCCCTCGGGATCCATGTCATGATGGAAAAACCCCTGGCCGTGAGCCTGGCGGACGCCCAGAAGATGGCGGAGGCCGCGCGCCAAGGCGACATCCAGCTGGTCGTGAATTACGAGACCACCTGGTATCGGAGCACCCACGGCGCCTACGATGCCGTCCACCGGCAGCGGGCGATCGGCGATTTGCGCAAACTCGTGATCCGCGACGGTCATTCCGGCCCGGCTCCCATCTGCTCATCCTACTTTCTGGATTGGTTGACCGACCCGGTGCTGAACGGCGGCGGGGCGTTGATGGATTTCGGCTGCTATGGCGCCAACCTGGCCACCTGGCTGATGGATGGGCAACGGCCTGATTCGGTTTTCGCCGTCACGCAACAGCTGCAGCCTGACGTCTACCCCAAGGTGGATGACGAGGCGACGATCGTTCTCACCTACCCCCGCGCCCAGGCGATCATCCAAGCCTCCTGGAACTGGCCTTATGGCCGAAAAGATATGGATCTCTACGGCGAAACCGGGGCGCTGCGCTTGCCCGATGGCAAATCGATGTACCTGCGAAAAGGAAATGCCGCCGAGATCCCGTTGCCCGCGCCTGCGATGCCGCTACCTTATGCCGACACCCTTTCCTATTTCGGCGCCGTGGTTCGCGGTGAAATCCAAGTGACCGGCCTCTCGTCCATTGAGGTGAACCTGATCGTGGCTGAAATTCTGGACGCCGCCAAAGAGTCCGCGAGGACCGGCAAACGCATCACACTTGGTGCGGATTCCGGCGCGGACATCGCCACCCCTGAAGCGGCGCCCTAA
- a CDS encoding gamma carbonic anhydrase family protein, with the protein MILSHQGKCPQIHPSAYIAPTATLCGDVTVGAHCRIMFGACLIAEGGSIVIGSHGIVLENAVIRSTALHSVTIGNHCLVGPNAHLAGCTLEDEVFIATGACVFHAGILRARSEVRVNGVVHLKTELPEDATVPIGWVAVGSPVTILPPDQHERIWEIQKPLNFPLAVYGIERSEASMTRITERMATFLGSHADDHTSLTLSAQRPECP; encoded by the coding sequence ATGATCCTGTCGCACCAAGGTAAGTGCCCGCAGATTCATCCCAGCGCTTACATCGCGCCGACCGCCACTCTTTGCGGCGATGTCACGGTCGGAGCACATTGTCGTATAATGTTTGGGGCGTGCCTCATTGCCGAAGGTGGTTCCATTGTCATCGGCTCGCATGGTATCGTGCTGGAGAATGCAGTTATCAGAAGCACCGCCTTGCACTCGGTGACCATCGGTAATCATTGTCTTGTCGGTCCGAACGCCCACTTGGCTGGTTGCACCTTAGAGGACGAGGTTTTCATCGCTACCGGTGCGTGCGTCTTTCACGCGGGGATCCTGCGGGCCAGGAGCGAGGTGAGGGTCAATGGCGTGGTGCATTTGAAGACGGAACTTCCTGAGGATGCCACCGTTCCGATCGGCTGGGTGGCGGTTGGCTCACCCGTCACCATCTTACCGCCGGACCAACATGAGAGAATTTGGGAGATCCAGAAGCCGCTGAATTTCCCACTTGCTGTTTACGGCATCGAGCGAAGCGAAGCCTCCATGACCAGGATCACCGAGCGGATGGCTACGTTTTTGGGTTCTCATGCAGACGACCACACAAGTCTTACTCTGAGTGCTCAGAGACCGGAGTGTCCCTAG
- the galK gene encoding galactokinase yields MTNVSGSSLAQQFQQAFGRAPVVVARAPGRVEFIGNHTDYNGGAVLGAAINRSVTVAAGPNADGRFRLRSTSGTPSLDLAAVPAGRLTGAEAWANYPLGVWRSLGDFNLPQPAGFDLLVDSDLPPGAGLSSSAALELATALALLQLAGSGPITPDRLATLGRHAENKYVGVPCGILDQGTSAFGAAGQLVHIDCRGPVFSRVPLPGAVHLWIFNTKEKHALVDGLYATRHRECMEAAKTLGVALLADLTPARLLPLLPKLTAEQAKRAQHIVAEHARVHATGEALAAGDLVAAGRLLTASHRSSQHLFENSTPALDRLVDLLEKHPAVLGARLTGGGFGGAVMALTRDSFTPADAEVIAAQSGSHPEVIHLLTADGARVVG; encoded by the coding sequence ATGACCAACGTGTCCGGCTCCTCCCTTGCGCAACAGTTCCAGCAGGCCTTTGGCCGCGCGCCGGTCGTCGTCGCCCGGGCGCCCGGGCGCGTGGAGTTCATCGGGAACCACACCGACTACAACGGCGGGGCTGTGCTGGGGGCGGCGATCAACCGGTCCGTCACGGTGGCGGCGGGGCCGAATGCGGACGGTCGTTTCCGCCTGCGCAGCACGAGCGGAACGCCGTCGCTGGACCTGGCGGCCGTGCCCGCCGGCCGGCTGACGGGGGCGGAGGCCTGGGCCAATTACCCGCTGGGGGTGTGGCGGTCGCTGGGTGACTTCAACCTGCCGCAGCCGGCCGGTTTTGACCTGCTGGTCGATTCCGACCTGCCCCCCGGGGCCGGGCTCAGCAGCAGCGCGGCCTTGGAACTCGCGACGGCGCTGGCCCTCTTGCAGCTGGCGGGGTCCGGCCCGATCACGCCGGACCGGCTCGCCACGCTGGGTCGTCACGCGGAGAACAAGTATGTGGGCGTGCCCTGCGGCATCCTCGACCAAGGCACGAGCGCCTTCGGGGCGGCGGGCCAGCTCGTGCATATTGATTGCCGCGGACCGGTGTTCTCCCGGGTACCGCTGCCCGGCGCCGTGCATTTGTGGATTTTCAACACCAAGGAGAAGCACGCGCTGGTGGACGGGTTGTACGCGACCCGTCACCGCGAGTGCATGGAGGCGGCCAAGACGCTCGGGGTGGCCCTCCTCGCCGATCTCACGCCGGCCCGGCTGCTACCGTTGCTGCCGAAACTGACGGCCGAACAGGCCAAGCGGGCGCAACATATCGTCGCGGAACACGCCCGGGTGCACGCCACCGGGGAGGCCCTCGCGGCCGGCGACCTCGTCGCAGCGGGCCGTCTGCTCACGGCCTCGCACCGCAGCTCTCAGCACCTCTTTGAGAACAGCACGCCGGCGCTGGACCGCCTGGTGGACCTGCTGGAGAAACATCCGGCCGTGCTGGGCGCGCGCCTCACGGGCGGCGGTTTCGGCGGGGCGGTGATGGCGTTGACGCGCGACTCGTTCACGCCGGCCGATGCCGAGGTGATCGCGGCGCAATCCGGTTCGCACCCCGAGGTCATCCACCTGTTGACGGCCGACGGGGCGCGGGTGGTGGGATGA